The nucleotide sequence TCAGCTGCTTTTTGCGGTTTTTGATCCAGGCAAAGCCCAGTTCGTTACGCAGCTGGTAGGCGAGCGCGGCACGGATGAGCTGCAGGATCCCCGGCGTCCCCGCATCCTCGCGGGTCTCCTTCTCGTCGATGAAGCGGTGCTCGCTGCGGTTCACGTACGTCACGGTACCCCCGCCGGCGAACGTCGGCGCGACCGCCTCGTCGATGAACGACTTCCGGATGACCAGCAGCCCGCATGATCCCGGTCCCCCGAGCAGCTTGTGCGGCGAGAGGAACATGGCATCGTAGAGTTTGCTGGGCACGTTCATGTACGGCGACGATGCGGCCGCGTCGAAGCAGACCATGGCGCCGTATTTCCGCAACAGACGCGAGATGCGCTGATAGGGGGTAACGATCCCCGTCACGTTCGACGCGATACAGAACGCCCCGATCACCTCCCGGTGCCGGTTCGCCTGCAGCAGTATCTCCATGTACTCCAGGTCGATCTCCCCCTCGGCGTTGAAGCCGATGCGCACGGTGTCGCAAATCCCTTCGCGGTAGCTGATCTCGTTCGAATGGTGCTCGTAGGGACCGACGATGACCAGCGGCCGCTTCTGGGGCCGTACCCGGACAATGCAGCGCTTGCGCGTCGCCGGCGGGATGTAGACCCCCAGAATCTCCTGCAGGCGCTTGATCGCCGATGTCGCACCGCAGCCGCAGGGCAAAACGGCAAAGGCGTCGTCCAGCCCCAGCAGCGTTTTGAGCTGCTCCCGGGCCCCGTTATAGTAATGTTCCGTCACCGCCGCCATCGATGCTTCTTTCGAATGGGTGTTCGCATAGGTCTCCAGGACCTCCCGCAGCCGTGACTCGATCGGTTCGAACGCCAGCCCCGACGCGGTGTAGTCAAAATAGTGCCTCTTGTGGCGGCCGATGGTCTGCTCCCCGACGAAGGTCTTGCGGTTCCCCCGTTTAAGCAACGGCCGAAATAGCGCTTGTGTCATAAGCCTGCTCCCGTAAAAATGCTCCGAATGTTTCATACCCACTGCCAAGATACTGCAGCAGCAGGCACTCTATGATCCCGGCCGCCTCTTCGGGCGCCACCTTGATGCCGCTCTTTTCGCCTAACGCACTGCGCTCCCCCTCCAGGTGGCCGCCGAAGATCAGCTCGAAACCGCTGATCCGCCGCTCCCCGCGCTTGAGCACCGTCCCGACGAACCCGATGTCGACGATGTGCGGATGCGCACAGGCGTTCGGACAGCC is from Sulfurimonas sp. HSL-1656 and encodes:
- a CDS encoding aminotransferase class V-fold PLP-dependent enzyme — its product is MTQALFRPLLKRGNRKTFVGEQTIGRHKRHYFDYTASGLAFEPIESRLREVLETYANTHSKEASMAAVTEHYYNGAREQLKTLLGLDDAFAVLPCGCGATSAIKRLQEILGVYIPPATRKRCIVRVRPQKRPLVIVGPYEHHSNEISYREGICDTVRIGFNAEGEIDLEYMEILLQANRHREVIGAFCIASNVTGIVTPYQRISRLLRKYGAMVCFDAAASSPYMNVPSKLYDAMFLSPHKLLGGPGSCGLLVIRKSFIDEAVAPTFAGGGTVTYVNRSEHRFIDEKETREDAGTPGILQLIRAALAYQLRNELGFAWIKNRKKQLTDYLLSGLTAVPGCTVYGDLEKENLGIVSFNIEGIDPYALCAGLSEKWGVQTRAGCSCAGPYGHDLLGLADDAELETRPGWVRISIHYSQEIADIDYLLASIRKTVRSLGEKHENGVASGTA